Proteins co-encoded in one Brassica oleracea var. oleracea cultivar TO1000 chromosome C4, BOL, whole genome shotgun sequence genomic window:
- the LOC106341299 gene encoding uncharacterized protein At4g22758 produces MKEPKKKFLVSVNVLGSVGPIRFLVNEDDNVSSVINTALKTYARQGRIPVLGLDVNNFIFYSNSAGFNTLNPQEKIGSMDETNFLLCKREREPLEKVEGREESKAREGKGWKNRLRRSLLGEFLYKNKSNSTKVARTRSLYQ; encoded by the exons ATGAAAGAGCCGAAGAAAAAGTTTTTGGTGAGTGTGAATGTTCTTGGAAGCGTTGGTCCTATAAGGTTTTTGGTCAATGAAGACGATAACGTTTCAAGTGTTATTAACACAGCTTTGAAAACCTATGCTCGTCAAGGCAGGATCCCGGTTCTAGGGTTAGATGTCAACAACTTCATTTTCTACTCCAATAGTGCAGGATTCAACA CTTTGAATCCACAAGAGAAGATAGGCTCAATGGATGAAACGAACTTCTTGCTCTGCAAGAGAGAGCGAGAACCTCTGGAAAAGGTCGAAGGAAGAGAAGAGAGTAAAGCTCGTGAAGGCAAGGGTTGGAAGAATCGTCTTCGTCGGTCCTTATTAGGAGAATTTCTATACAAAAACAAATCTAACTCTACAAAAGTTGCAAGAACTAGATCATTATATCAGTGA
- the LOC106340300 gene encoding protein C2-DOMAIN ABA-RELATED 1, producing the protein MENLLGLLRIHVKRGVNLAIRDISSSDPYVVAHSGKQKLKTRVVKHSLNPEWNDHLTLSVTDPNLPVKLTVYDYDVLSADDKMGEAEFNIAQYLEAIKFRHTLEGGLPDGTIIMKIEPSRQNCLSEESHIVWNQGKLVQNMFLRLQHVECGEVEIQLEWIDIPGSRGI; encoded by the exons ATGGAGAATCTATTGGGACTTCTCAGAATTCATGTGAAAAGAGGTGTGAATCTCGCCATTAGAGATATCTCAAGCAGTGATCCTTACGTCGTCGCTCACTCAGGAAAACAG AAGCTTAAAACACGCGTGGTGAAACACAGTCTTAACCCCGAGTGGAACGACCATTTAACGCTTTCTGTGACCGATCCAAATCTCCCTGTTAAACTT ACGGTTTATGACTATGACGTGCTCTCGGCTGATGACAAGATGGGTGAAGCTGAGTTTAACATTGCTCAATATCTTGAAGCCATTAAATTCCGCCATACGCTCGAAGGAGGACTTCCCGATGGGACGATAATAATGAAGATAGAACCGAGCAGACAAAATTGTTTGTCTGAAGAGAGTCATATTGTGTGGAACCAAGGCAAACTTGTTCAGAATATGTTCCTTAGGCTTCAGCACGTGGAATGTGGAGAAGTCGAGATACAGCTCGAGTGGATCGATATCCCCGGTTCAAGGGGTATTTAA
- the LOC106343070 gene encoding protein C2-DOMAIN ABA-RELATED 1-like, with protein MENLLGLLRIHVKRGVNLAIRDIASSDPYIVFHFGNKKLKTHVVKQSVNPEWNDDLTLSVTDPNLPVKLTVYDKDLLSADDKMGEAEFSIAPYLEAIKFRHKIQGGLPHGTIIMKIQPNRQNCLSEESHIVWNQGKLVQNMFIRLQNVETGEVELQLEWIDVPGSRGI; from the exons ATGGAGAATCTATTGGGTCTTCTCAGAATTCATGTGAAGAGAGGTGTGAACCTCGCCATCAGAGATATCGCAAGCAGCGATCCTTACATCGTTTTTCACTTCGGAAACAAG AAGCTGAAAACCCACGTGGTCAAACAAAGTGTAAACCCAGAGTGGAACGATGATTTGACTCTTTCTGTGACTGATCCAAATCTCCCTGTTAAACTT ACGGTTTACGATAAGGACTTGCTCTCTGCGGATGATAAGATGGGAGAAGCAGAGTTTAGCATTGCTCCATATCTTGAAGCCATTAAGTTTCGCCATAAGATCCAAGGAGGACTTCCCCATGGAACCATAATAATGAAGATACAGCCGAACAGACAAAACTGTCTGTCTGAAGAGAGCCACATTGTGTGGAACCAAGGCAAGCTTGTTCAGAATATGTTCATTAGGCTCCAGAACGTAGAAACCGGAGAGGTTGAGCTACAGCTCGAGTGGATCGATGTCCCCGGTTCAAGGGGTATTTAA